CAGCCTCTTCAGGCGTTCATCCAGGGATTCAAGTTTCTTATTGGTGTAGCCCCTGTACTCATTGAACCTCCGCTCAAGCTCATCGATGTTCCTTGATATGAGGTTCAGCCTCTTCTGAAGGTCATTGATATCATTCTTTGTTGCGAGTTCCCAGTCCTCAATTAGCTCATCACTCTTTTCGTTGAGGAATGCATCAATCTTGTTTGAAATCACATCGGTACTTATGGGAACATCCCTGACCTTTCCCATAATCCTGTCACCCATTCCAGAGACCTTCTCTCCAACACCACTCATGTAGCCTTCTCCCTCCTCAGCACCTATCCTTTCACCTATACCATATATCTGTGTCCTGACGCCTCTACCGTTACCTGACTCCATCAGATAATAGTATATCAGGACAATAACCGCACCTGCAAGTATCAGGATTGCAAGTAGCTCCACAGGACCCATAGGATCACCCCTATCATTTCAGTTTAATGCCCAGTTCCGCTTCCTTCTTCTCAATATCCCTGAGCATTTTCTTGAGTTTTTTGAATTCTGTCTGGGCTTCAAGGAGTGCCAGGCGCTCACTTATCTCACTCTGGAGGTATCCCAGCTCATGCATGAGACTCATTGTATCCTTCCTTATTGCAGAAAGCCTTTCCTGTTTTTCCTTGGGAAGCGGTATCGTTGTCTCCATTAAACGTTTGGCCTTAAGGTCGTTCTCCACCAGTGATATCTTTTTAAGTTCAATCTGCTTCTCAAGAATGACTATATCATTCTGGGATTCCCTGACCCTCCTCCACTGTATAGAGACTATTATAACCGTTATAAAACCCAGGATGGCTATTATAAGCCATATAATATTCTGCTGTGAAATCACCGTGCCCGACACCATATACCTCACCATAATATATTATTTAATGGTAAGAATATATACTTCCACCCTTAAGTAATTTTAATCAGTGAATTTTAGTGATGAATATGATCAGTTCATATCTGAAGGCAGGTAAAATAGTTTCAAAGGTCCGTGACGATGCCTCAAAGCTCATAAAGGATGGTATGCCGGTACTGGAGCTGGTGAACCATGTTGAGGGTTCTATAAGAAGTGAGGGTTCCGAACCGGCATTCCCCTGTAACGTCTCAATTAACGATGTGACCGCCCACTATACATCACCACCGGGAGATAAAACCCTGATAAAGGAAGGTGACCTTGTTAAGCTGGACCTTGGTGCCCATGTTGATGGATTCATAGCCGATACTGCAATCACGGTTGCTGTTGGTGATGCAGATGAAAGGTGCTACGTCATGATGGATGCTGCCAGGGAGGCCCTCGAGGATGCCTTGGCCACTATAAGGGCTGGGGTTGAGGTTGGTGAAATAGGGAGGGTTATTGAGGAGAAAATACACTCCCATGGAATGAAACCCGTTGCAAACCTCACAGGGCACAGCATGGACCGGTGGATACTTCATTCAGGCCTTTCAATTCCGAATATAACGGAAAGAAATCCGCATCTCCTTGAGGAGGGTGATGTCCTTGCAATCGAACCCTTTGCAACGGATGGTGTTGGTCTTGTAACGGACATGCCCGAGACACATATCTTCCGTTTCCTGAGGGACCGTCCGCTGAGGCTTGTCCATGCAAGGAGGGTGCTTGGCAGGATCAAGGAGGAGTATCATGCCCTTCCCTTTGCCCAGAGGTGGCTTGAGGAATACTTTGAACCAAAAAGGCTCAATGCATCCATGAGGATGTTAATTCAGTCAAGGGCAATCTACCCCTACCATGTCCTGAGGGAGAAAAGCGGTGCCCTGGTCGCCCAGTGGGAGCACACCGTTATCGTTGAAAAGGATGGCTGTACCGTGATCACAGAATAAACCATCAAAAGATGTGCATACATCAATTACCAATCAAGATAAGCATAAACTAAATCCAGGGATGCTCATCAATTACCAATAAGCAACCTTAACTAAAAATCCCGAAGATCAGAAGTTCTGAAGAATCTTTAAAAATAAAAAGTAATTGATGGGATCAGAAGGGTGTTGGTAATCCCATCTCCTTTCTTGCGGCGATGTTCTTTTCTGCTTTCTCCTTCTTCTGGGCAGCGAGTTTCTCAAGAAGTCCAAGCCCTGGTTTAACTTCCTCTATTGGTTTTGTTTCAAAGAGTCCTGCCTCAACTGCCTGTTTGAATATTGAATCCCCTGCATCGGTCCTTGTTATCACTGTGGACCATCCATCCGGTGATCCAACGGAACCTGTTGATACATCTGCCAGTTCAGCGACGTAGTCCTTACAGATCTTACACCCGGCCTGTTCGTATCCATGGGTCTCCTTGAGAGGGAGGGTCAGGACATCATCCTGGGTGTAGACCCAGAACTTTCCTTTACCTATGTCCATCTTCTCAACCAGTTCCATGCTGATTCCAAGTTTTTCACAGATAAAGGTCTGGAGTGATGTGTAGGGGAAGTTCTCCATACAGTAGATACCAACCAGGAGTTTTATCTTATCTGCAAGGAACCTTACACCGAATGGGTAGGTCTGGGTTTTCCTTATACCCATTGTCTGGCATGGTATGGCTACTGTACCAAGCTTCTCTATACCGTACTGTCTCACGGCCTTCTTGAGCATCATCACGTTTGGTGAGAATGTGTACTTGGTGCCTGCAGCGGCCTTGAGTTCATCTGATGTCATTGCAACCATTGGCTGTGGTTTCCAGAACTCTTCACCTGGCCCTGCAACGACTGCTCCTTCAATTATCCTTTCATCCAGAGCGTATGCAAGAAGACCTGTAACTATCCCTCCGTCCTGGGCAAGTTTCTGAATCTCCCTATCTGTTGACCTGGCGGAAACTATCTCCTTGTAAGTACCTAAAACCATCTTCACAGCCTCCTATAGCCCTAACTCCTTTTTAATCTGTTCTTCAGGCCACCAGCTCCTTGGGCACTGCACATAGCAGATTCCACATTTTATGCAGCGGTCACTGTTAAGTTCCGGCCTTCCGTTGGTCATGTCAAGGGCCCTTGTCTGGCAGGCCATTGCACATGTTCCACACCCGATACAGAGGCCCTGGTTAACAACCTTTGTCTGCAGGTCGCATCCGCATGCCTCTGTGTATCCTGCAAGGTCCAGCATTGGCTGCAGGTAGTCCATATCATTGTTAAGCAGTGCCACAACCGTCTTTGCTATGATCTCAGGTGATGGCGGGCAGCCTGGCAGTGCAAGGTCCACGTCTATGAGATCAGCTATTGGCACAAAGGACTCGTGTGATGGCTGTGCCTGCTGTCCACCCCTTGAGTACCTTGTGAAACAGCCTGTAGCTGCACATGACCCGAAGGCACAGACAAGTTTAGCCTTCTCCCTGAGTTCCTTGAGTTCGTGCAGGCTGTGCTCGTCCTGCAGACAGACAGAACCCTCAACCAGTGCAAGGTCCATCTCTGGCATCTCCCAGAGATCCACGAGGGTCTGTCCATAAACGATATCTACCATATTGGTGAGTAATTCCGCGAGAATGTCGTAGTTTTCAGTTAACGACATAGCATCTCCGGTACATCCGCTCAGGTGGATGTATCCTATTCTTGGTTTTGCATTTTCTTCAGCCACTTTCTCAACCTCCTCTTTTGAAGCTCCAACAGGTTCAGATTCTTCCTTTTCAGGTTTTTCCCCTTTAGCTTCAGCCTCCAATCCTAAAAATCTTTTGATTCGGGCGATTAAACTCATTTAGAAACCCCGATCTCCTTTAAAATCATCTGAATGGCCCTGGGAACAGCCTCTTTAACCGGGGGTGTGAGGCCCATCTCAACATTGGGTGCTGATACTTCCCCTGGTTTACATCCTATTACCACAACATCAATCCTTTCACTGAGTTCATGGAGGGGCTGGCTCACTGGCCATGTATGCATGTTTTCATAGGATCCCTTCGGAATCTCGGTTACATCGAATTTTCTGAGGGTCCCTGGTTCCGCATTGAATTCAACAACATCCACCACTATCATCTTCTTCCACTGCTCATGTGGAAGTGAGAAGACGAAGTGCGGACCGCCAGTCCCAGCATCAATGAACATTACATTATCTGGTTTTTCCCTATCCTTGAAGTATTCTTCAAGGCCTTTGATAACTTCCGGGCCGAATCCATCGTCCTTGAAAAGGATGTTTCCACAGCCCACCACTAGAATCTCAGCGTCGTATGGCATGTTATTCCCTTAGAGTCTGACCATTTCATCCTTGATTACTGATCTGTCCTCATCATCAACAACCATCACGTGGGTGGCGCATGATAGACAGGGGTCGTATGCGCGGATAACGTGTGGTCCATATTCATGGTGGAAGCCCTCTGTTGCTGGTCCCATGGTTGGTATGTTCCAGGTTGTTGGGACAAGTGCACTGTAGAACTGGATCTTACCGTTTTCAACCTTTGCCATGTGGACGTCAAGTCCCCTTGGACCTTCAATTGCACCCACACCAAGTTTTCCTGTTCCCCTCTCATCAAACTCTGCCCTGACCGGGGCTGATGTGTCAAGTTCATCAAGTATCTCGATGGCCCTTGCAAGTGCTGTTTTCATTTCAAGTGCCCTTGCAACGTGCTGTGCAACAACACCTCTTTCCTTGAACCCCTGGAATTCCACCATCCTTGCCCTTGGACCTACCTCAACGTTCCTTCCATCATATAGTGGTATTGTTGAGCATGCCCTTTTGGCTATTTCAGGGTCATCGTACCAGCTTTCAGGCATTACCTCTGTGAATCTGTCCAGGTCGAATTTTGTCCTGTCACCGTATATCTGATGGCTTGCAAGGGTTGGCTGGTTGTGGACTCCAAGACCCTTTGGAAGGCCCTTATCCTCTATGAGTCCTATCATGAGTTCAACGTGCTCGTCAAGTTTTGGTTTGAGCTGCTTGAGCCTTGCGTAGAGTCTTTTCCTTGCAAGTTCGGTTATGTTATCGGCCATTCCCCCTATCCTGACATCAGAGGGGTGTATACCTTCACCTGCAACCATGTCAACTACGTACTGGGCGTTCTTCCTTATTTCTGAAACTGAATTTATTGCATCTGCCATGAGGTTTTCAGGTACGAAGTCTGGTGCTATAAGGAATTGATGTATGGCATGGCTGTTTACATGGTGTGCTGCCAGTGTAAGTTCCCTCAGAAGTCTTCCTGCCTTTGGAACTTCAATGTCAAGGGAGTCGTCGATTGCCTCAACTGAAGCAAGTGTGTGTGGTATCGGGCATACTCCACATATCCTCTGGACAATAACAGGTGCTGTTTCAGGTGCTTTTCCTGTTACTATCTTCTCCAGGCCCCTGACAGGAGTAATACTGAAGTATCGCCCCTTTGTCACTATTCCCTCATCATCGACTTCCATGACAAGTTCTGCATGTCCTTCTTGTCGTGATGTCGGCGATATAACAATCCTTTCGCTCAAATGTATCACCTCTTGTTTTTAAAGTTCGAAAAACCTTCAATATTATAGCTGTTTTTAAATGTTATAAGTTTTTCAATTATGAAAAAGGTGAAAAGTATTTATAGAATGATGGAGAGTAATTATAATTGGTAGAAACACTAATGTTTAATATGAATTTTTTAGTTTGTAATACTGATGCCGGATATTTATTTATATCTGAAACCACAAACCTCTAGGTTTGTGGAACACATAATCCAAGAAGGTGAGTTGATGATAAACTCAAAAATTCTAGCATCAGTGGCAATAGTCCTGATAATTGGAGCCGTTGCTGCAGGTTATCAGGTGAGTCAGAATTCCGAGTCGCTCTGGAAATTCACGAACCCCCAGGGTAGCTCAAACCCGAACCCATCAGAAGAGTCCAGTGTTCACAGCGAATCACCCTCCACTTCATCAGAGATGACCGGAGAAGGTTCAGGTGATGCAGGTGGTGATTCAGGTATGAATGTGAAGGTGTCCTCCTCTGAAGCAAAGAAAATTGCTCAGAGTTACATCAAACAGGAGGGTGCGGTGGCAGGGGCCCCCAGACTTGTTAAGATGAATGGAAAAACAGTTTATCTTGTCCCCATCGAAATGAATGGTAAAACTGTAGGTGAAATCTACATCGACCCTATAACAGGTAAGAACCTTGGAGGGGCTGGTGGTGCTCCATGATGATTGAAACAAAAACAGAGTGTTGTACAATCTATTCAGAGGATGTGGAGGATGCCGTTGTACTTGAAGGTTCCCCTGGCGTCGGCCTTATAGGCAACATAGTGGGCTGGCTCCTTGTTGAGGATCTTAAAATGAGGGAAATAGGCTACATTGATTCAAAGTACTTCCCGCCGCTGGCCGTTCTCTACAGGGGGGTTGCAATACACCCCTTCAGGATATATGAGGGTGAGGGGATAGTTCTATTCCTTTCAGACTTCATACTCCCCCCTACAGTGGTCTATGATATGACAAATGCCATCGTGGAGTGGATGGAGAGGAACAGGAGCCACGAACTGATAACATTCAACAGCATGGTTGTCAGGGAAAAGTCCCAGCCTGTTGCAGGTGCAGGTAACAGCCAGGATGTCATTCAGAGGCTCGCTGATCTTGGCATTCCAATAGTGCCCTTCGGCAACCTTAACGGAATCTCAGGCACGCTCCTTACAAGGTGTGCGGTCAGGGATATACCTGCATCCTGTCTCTTTGCAGAAATACTCAACCCCTACCCTGATCCAAGGGCAGCTGCAGCTGTTGTTGATGTCCTCAACAGCATGCTCGGTACCAGTATTGACCCTGAACCACTCCTTCAGGAGGCCCAGGCAATAGAATCCAGACTTAAAAAGCTTGCAGAGACCGTCCAGGGAGAGGTGGAAACACCCATATACATGTAAAAGTTTATATATGAAAAAATTCAATATTCTTTTACTCTTTTGTAAGGGCCCGTAGCCTAGCCAGGATAGGGCGTCGGACTTCTAATCCGAAGGTCCCGGGTTCAAATCCCGGCGGGTCCGCTAAAAATAGGTGAGTGAGAAGGGGCCCGTAGCCTAGCCAGGATAGGGCATCAGACTCCTAATCTGAAGGTCCCGGGTTCAAATCCCGGCGGGTCCGCTTCAACTATTTTTATAGATCCTTTCAAGAATCTCTACTGATGATGCACACTTAATCAGAAAAAAATCATTCAAGTAGCAGGGATCGAAAAGGATGCACACCATAAACTATTCAAGTATCACTGAGCAGAATAAATAAAATTTGACATACTTCTTCTATTAGATTATAGTAGGGTCCATATTTCATGGGGGTCCCCGGATCCCCTGATACCAATATTAAGGTTAGGTCTAATAACCACCAGTAAATATCTTTAAGGACAAAAAACCAGATAATCAGAAGCTTTCAGGAATGGCTTGAACTTCTGAAATGAATTAACTACCTGCTGAAGTAGGCATCGAGGGTTTCAGCAGGGAACCTTATCTCACCATACCTTCCGCCGCCGCCAGGGATCACAATAAGGGATCCATCACGGAAGGCCCTCACTGCAGCAGCAACCTCCCCATCAATAGAGGCGATGCCATCAAGGGGGGCATTAAGGAGTACGTCTATCTCCGTGCCGAACTCATCCACCAGCCCCTGCCATATGCCCTGGACAAATTTTGTTTTAACCCCCTTACCATGTTTCATGGCTATTATCTCAGCAAGGGGCATGAGATGCACATAGGGTGGTCTGTGGGGAGGATGGCGGGGTTCATCCCATGAGGAAAGTTCATAGATGCGGTAATCAACACCCTTCTTGATTTTACCGCCGCAGGGACACTTCATGTTCATACCAAGTGCCTCTTCTGGCTCATAGATCCTGTGGCACCTTGTGCAGGCAGTCATATGATACTTGCCGAGGCGCGGGTCCAGGCCATAATTTGCTGTGATCCTCTTCTTCAGTATGCACCTTTTGAGTGAAGTGAATGACACATCATCCATTTCAAGCTGATTGAACTCCCTTCCAAGGCGGTGAGGCCACGGTGAATGTGCATCTGAATTTGTAAGGAAGGGTATATCCTCAAGTTCTGCTATCTTATCAGCCATATCTGTATCAGCAGAAAGTCCAAGTTCAAGGAAGTCCGGCTTCACACCGTAACAGTCCATATAGCTATCATAGGACTTGTACATGCTCGTCCATGGTGTGAAGGCATGTGAAGGTCCTGCAAGGCCATCATATTCATGTACAAGGTCAATTATACCGGCGCCGTCCAGCCTTACCCTTGGCCTCCCATCCGAGGGGGTTCCCTGGATCATCCTCTCAGCGATTTCCTCTGCAGCCTCAAGGGATGGGAGGATAAGCATGTGATGGACCCTCCTTGAATCCTCAACCTCAGCTGTTATTATGAAACTGCAGTCCCCCCTCTGGTAAACACCATCCCCAAGGTAACGGGTGCCCTCAGCTATCATCTTCCTCCATCCAGGGTGAAGGGCGTCACCCGTCCCCACCACCTGAAGACCCTTGAACCGTGCCTGGGGGGCTATGTTCTCTACAACCATATTACGGGACGTTGCCCTTGAAAAACAGCTGTGAATATGGAGGTCGGCATTGACAATCATCAGATCATCCATGAAAGCTTAAAAAAAAGAATTAACCTATGTACCGGAGGTCTTCTTCACCGGGTTTAAGGTTCATCCTGTCAATCATCTCCTGCTCCATCTGCTGGGCCTTCATTATCATCTTTCTGGTCTCTTCAGCCCTCTCCTCCAGCTTTTCAAGGCTTACATCAAGTTTGGTCATTTCAAGAAGGACCTTGAGGAGTGCCCTTGCAGCCTCCGCATCGATGAAGTAGCCGGGTGTTTCACCCATGAGACATACACCATTCATGCCCCTAAGTGATCCCATGCCCAGAAGCAGGCCTGAAGCACCTATGATGCCCCCATCTGCGGATCTCAGTATAACATCATGCTCCCTGAGCTTCTCTGCAAGCTCCATGCTGGTGGCTGCACCATAAACCCCTGCCTTCTCAACGGGCTGTCCTGTTGCAAGGCCCCCGAGGGTGAATATCTCCTTAACACCGTACCCTTCAACAAAGTCAAGTATGAGGCCGCATATCTCATACTGACCCTCAGGTGAAAGTCCCTGGGTGTTCCCGACAAGTACTATGTAATCCCTGCCATCTTCACCTGCATCCTTGAGGTAATAGAACTCATTTTTCATTGGCTCGATTATTCCATCCTCATCGACCAAGACCTGTGGCGGGAATGATGGGGAGTAAAGCTCCGCGAAC
The sequence above is drawn from the Methanothermobacter wolfeii genome and encodes:
- the frhD gene encoding coenzyme F420-reducing hydrogenase, FrhD protein — encoded protein: MPYDAEILVVGCGNILFKDDGFGPEVIKGLEEYFKDREKPDNVMFIDAGTGGPHFVFSLPHEQWKKMIVVDVVEFNAEPGTLRKFDVTEIPKGSYENMHTWPVSQPLHELSERIDVVVIGCKPGEVSAPNVEMGLTPPVKEAVPRAIQMILKEIGVSK
- the frhG gene encoding coenzyme F420 hydrogenase subunit gamma, with product MSLIARIKRFLGLEAEAKGEKPEKEESEPVGASKEEVEKVAEENAKPRIGYIHLSGCTGDAMSLTENYDILAELLTNMVDIVYGQTLVDLWEMPEMDLALVEGSVCLQDEHSLHELKELREKAKLVCAFGSCAATGCFTRYSRGGQQAQPSHESFVPIADLIDVDLALPGCPPSPEIIAKTVVALLNNDMDYLQPMLDLAGYTEACGCDLQTKVVNQGLCIGCGTCAMACQTRALDMTNGRPELNSDRCIKCGICYVQCPRSWWPEEQIKKELGL
- a CDS encoding proteasome assembly chaperone family protein; its protein translation is MIETKTECCTIYSEDVEDAVVLEGSPGVGLIGNIVGWLLVEDLKMREIGYIDSKYFPPLAVLYRGVAIHPFRIYEGEGIVLFLSDFILPPTVVYDMTNAIVEWMERNRSHELITFNSMVVREKSQPVAGAGNSQDVIQRLADLGIPIVPFGNLNGISGTLLTRCAVRDIPASCLFAEILNPYPDPRAAAAVVDVLNSMLGTSIDPEPLLQEAQAIESRLKKLAETVQGEVETPIYM
- the frhB gene encoding coenzyme F420 hydrogenase subunit beta, producing MVLGTYKEIVSARSTDREIQKLAQDGGIVTGLLAYALDERIIEGAVVAGPGEEFWKPQPMVAMTSDELKAAAGTKYTFSPNVMMLKKAVRQYGIEKLGTVAIPCQTMGIRKTQTYPFGVRFLADKIKLLVGIYCMENFPYTSLQTFICEKLGISMELVEKMDIGKGKFWVYTQDDVLTLPLKETHGYEQAGCKICKDYVAELADVSTGSVGSPDGWSTVITRTDAGDSIFKQAVEAGLFETKPIEEVKPGLGLLEKLAAQKKEKAEKNIAARKEMGLPTPF
- a CDS encoding TIGR00375 family protein — its product is MIVNADLHIHSCFSRATSRNMVVENIAPQARFKGLQVVGTGDALHPGWRKMIAEGTRYLGDGVYQRGDCSFIITAEVEDSRRVHHMLILPSLEAAEEIAERMIQGTPSDGRPRVRLDGAGIIDLVHEYDGLAGPSHAFTPWTSMYKSYDSYMDCYGVKPDFLELGLSADTDMADKIAELEDIPFLTNSDAHSPWPHRLGREFNQLEMDDVSFTSLKRCILKKRITANYGLDPRLGKYHMTACTRCHRIYEPEEALGMNMKCPCGGKIKKGVDYRIYELSSWDEPRHPPHRPPYVHLMPLAEIIAMKHGKGVKTKFVQGIWQGLVDEFGTEIDVLLNAPLDGIASIDGEVAAAVRAFRDGSLIVIPGGGGRYGEIRFPAETLDAYFSR
- the map gene encoding type II methionyl aminopeptidase, with product MISSYLKAGKIVSKVRDDASKLIKDGMPVLELVNHVEGSIRSEGSEPAFPCNVSINDVTAHYTSPPGDKTLIKEGDLVKLDLGAHVDGFIADTAITVAVGDADERCYVMMDAAREALEDALATIRAGVEVGEIGRVIEEKIHSHGMKPVANLTGHSMDRWILHSGLSIPNITERNPHLLEEGDVLAIEPFATDGVGLVTDMPETHIFRFLRDRPLRLVHARRVLGRIKEEYHALPFAQRWLEEYFEPKRLNASMRMLIQSRAIYPYHVLREKSGALVAQWEHTVIVEKDGCTVITE
- the frhA gene encoding coenzyme F420 hydrogenase subunit alpha, giving the protein MSERIVISPTSRQEGHAELVMEVDDEGIVTKGRYFSITPVRGLEKIVTGKAPETAPVIVQRICGVCPIPHTLASVEAIDDSLDIEVPKAGRLLRELTLAAHHVNSHAIHQFLIAPDFVPENLMADAINSVSEIRKNAQYVVDMVAGEGIHPSDVRIGGMADNITELARKRLYARLKQLKPKLDEHVELMIGLIEDKGLPKGLGVHNQPTLASHQIYGDRTKFDLDRFTEVMPESWYDDPEIAKRACSTIPLYDGRNVEVGPRARMVEFQGFKERGVVAQHVARALEMKTALARAIEILDELDTSAPVRAEFDERGTGKLGVGAIEGPRGLDVHMAKVENGKIQFYSALVPTTWNIPTMGPATEGFHHEYGPHVIRAYDPCLSCATHVMVVDDEDRSVIKDEMVRL
- a CDS encoding PepSY domain-containing protein; protein product: MINSKILASVAIVLIIGAVAAGYQVSQNSESLWKFTNPQGSSNPNPSEESSVHSESPSTSSEMTGEGSGDAGGDSGMNVKVSSSEAKKIAQSYIKQEGAVAGAPRLVKMNGKTVYLVPIEMNGKTVGEIYIDPITGKNLGGAGGAP
- a CDS encoding proteasome assembly chaperone family protein, whose translation is MRETTINVLEDVELSSPVFIEALPGIGHVGKLAADHIIDELDAVKFAELYSPSFPPQVLVDEDGIIEPMKNEFYYLKDAGEDGRDYIVLVGNTQGLSPEGQYEICGLILDFVEGYGVKEIFTLGGLATGQPVEKAGVYGAATSMELAEKLREHDVILRSADGGIIGASGLLLGMGSLRGMNGVCLMGETPGYFIDAEAARALLKVLLEMTKLDVSLEKLEERAEETRKMIMKAQQMEQEMIDRMNLKPGEEDLRYIG